Proteins from a single region of Haloterrigena alkaliphila:
- a CDS encoding DUF7521 family protein has protein sequence MSGIVDAVLMLLQMAVFALSLGLTLISFQSYKQRESKRLESAFIGFAFLSMGVGLTTITSQFPDPPTVFYVAETVPFIVGFGMLYVSLYR, from the coding sequence ATGAGTGGGATCGTCGACGCGGTCCTCATGCTGTTGCAGATGGCCGTCTTCGCCCTCTCGCTGGGACTGACGCTCATCAGCTTTCAGTCGTACAAACAGCGCGAATCGAAGCGGCTGGAATCCGCGTTCATCGGCTTCGCGTTCCTCAGTATGGGCGTCGGACTCACGACGATCACCTCCCAGTTCCCCGATCCCCCGACGGTGTTTTACGTCGCCGAGACGGTTCCGTTCATCGTCGGGTTCGGGATGCTCTACGTCTCCCTCTACCGGTGA
- a CDS encoding ArsR/SmtB family transcription factor has protein sequence MDDESSIEEVLNTIGDEHARTVLASVSREPGSAKELADRLDLSRPTIYRRLELLQENDLIKDRTLVADDGNHYKEYTCNFNSTVISLDDDEYDVRIFREENLPDRFTQLWDELGVK, from the coding sequence ATGGACGACGAATCCTCTATCGAGGAGGTTCTCAATACGATCGGGGACGAGCACGCCCGCACCGTCCTCGCCTCGGTCAGTCGAGAGCCCGGGTCCGCGAAGGAACTGGCCGACCGGCTCGACCTCTCCCGACCGACGATCTATCGACGTCTCGAGCTCCTCCAGGAAAACGACCTCATCAAGGATCGGACCCTCGTCGCGGACGACGGGAACCACTACAAGGAGTACACGTGCAACTTCAACAGCACGGTCATCTCGCTGGACGACGACGAGTACGACGTCCGAATCTTCCGGGAGGAGAACCTCCCGGACCGCTTCACCCAGCTCTGGGACGAACTGGGTGTGAAGTAG
- a CDS encoding zinc ribbon domain-containing protein yields the protein MTAITGVGAYAPRFRITAEAFEEAWGQFQASGITEKAVPAADEDALTMGYEAANRALEAATVDPDAVDWLAFAASRPPLAEEDLTARLGAMLEVDEAATRHLFSGSTRAGTRALWAGMDAIGADATTGLVIAADAPKGDPDDGVDHAAGAGAAAYVLERDGPAEIVDRAEYAVPYPGTRFRNTGEDETQGLGVTQYDRAAFTETIGGAVDGLETDPEPDAAAIQAPDGKLPYRAAGAAGVGTDEIQAAATVHDLGDLGAASVPVSLASALADGYDSILAVSHGSGAGADALVVESADEVPVETDLESDDTLSYAEYLRQRGVVTTGPPSGGGAYVSVPSWRRSIPQRYNLAAGRCPDCGSLSFPPEGACADCGSLGEYEPVSLPGTGTVEAVTTISQGGAPPEFAEQQARAGDYAAAIVALEDEDGSETASIAVMGTDAAPEEFTVGDRIETTIRRIYTQEGVTRYGFKVRPAE from the coding sequence ATGACCGCGATCACCGGCGTCGGCGCGTACGCGCCGCGGTTCCGCATCACGGCCGAGGCGTTCGAGGAGGCGTGGGGCCAGTTTCAGGCCTCGGGGATCACCGAGAAGGCCGTCCCCGCGGCCGACGAGGACGCGCTGACGATGGGCTACGAGGCCGCGAATCGGGCGCTCGAGGCCGCCACCGTCGACCCGGACGCGGTCGACTGGCTCGCCTTCGCCGCCTCGCGACCCCCGCTGGCCGAGGAGGACCTGACCGCGCGCCTCGGTGCGATGCTCGAGGTCGACGAAGCCGCGACGCGACACCTCTTCTCCGGAAGCACTCGAGCCGGAACGCGAGCCCTCTGGGCCGGGATGGACGCCATCGGTGCCGACGCCACGACCGGACTCGTGATCGCGGCCGACGCGCCGAAGGGCGACCCCGACGACGGCGTCGACCACGCCGCCGGAGCGGGTGCGGCCGCATACGTCTTGGAGCGCGACGGCCCCGCGGAGATCGTCGACCGCGCCGAGTACGCCGTTCCGTACCCCGGTACCCGGTTCCGAAACACCGGCGAGGACGAGACGCAGGGACTGGGCGTCACCCAGTACGACCGCGCCGCGTTCACCGAGACGATCGGCGGCGCCGTCGACGGCCTCGAGACCGATCCTGAACCCGACGCCGCCGCGATTCAGGCGCCCGACGGCAAACTCCCCTACCGCGCCGCGGGCGCGGCCGGCGTCGGCACCGACGAGATCCAGGCCGCCGCGACGGTCCACGACCTCGGCGACTTGGGCGCCGCGAGCGTCCCCGTCTCGCTGGCGTCGGCGCTCGCCGACGGCTACGACTCCATCCTCGCGGTGTCCCACGGCAGCGGCGCCGGTGCGGACGCGCTCGTCGTCGAGTCGGCTGACGAGGTGCCGGTAGAAACCGACCTCGAGAGCGACGACACCCTCTCCTACGCGGAGTACCTGCGCCAGCGCGGCGTCGTCACGACGGGCCCGCCGTCGGGCGGCGGCGCCTACGTCAGCGTCCCCTCGTGGCGCCGGTCGATCCCCCAGCGCTACAACCTGGCAGCCGGTCGGTGTCCCGACTGCGGCTCCCTGTCGTTCCCGCCGGAGGGCGCCTGTGCAGACTGTGGCTCGCTCGGCGAGTACGAACCCGTCTCACTCCCCGGGACGGGGACCGTCGAGGCCGTCACGACCATCTCCCAGGGCGGCGCCCCGCCGGAGTTCGCCGAGCAGCAGGCCCGCGCGGGCGACTACGCGGCGGCGATCGTCGCGCTCGAGGACGAGGACGGCAGCGAGACCGCCAGCATCGCCGTGATGGGCACCGACGCGGCGCCCGAGGAGTTCACCGTCGGCGATCGAATCGAGACGACGATCCGCCGCATCTACACGCAGGAGGGCGTGACACGGTACGGATTCAAAGTGCGGCCCGCGGAGTAG
- a CDS encoding thiolase domain-containing protein yields MRDAYLVGAGQSDYGAFPEESYRSLFRTAFEAATESVPNGIDGDDIDEAFVGNLGVGGRQLGLSGPAVTEHVGLGGVPCTRVENACAASGFATRQAVQAVKSGMADVALAGGFEIMSDMSSDATKYWLGVSGETEWERLSGTTFSGVYAQMASVHMEQYGTTREHLSRVAVKNHSNGAKNPHAQLGFECSLEDAQSAPVVADPLNLYHCCPTSDGAACALIVSEDVVDEYTDDPIRVAGVGAGSDNVGLFQRDTYTGVPASQRAAESAYEMAGVEPDDLDFAEVHDCFAIAELLAYEDLGFCEKGEAGQLIESGATELGGELPVNTSGGLKSKGHPIGATGAGQVVEAFKQLSGKAGERQVEDPTRGLTHNVGGSGGASVVHVFEREQEVSA; encoded by the coding sequence ATGCGAGACGCGTATCTCGTCGGTGCGGGGCAGTCGGACTACGGGGCTTTCCCGGAGGAGAGCTACCGGTCGCTGTTCCGGACGGCGTTTGAGGCGGCGACGGAGAGCGTACCGAACGGGATCGACGGCGACGATATCGACGAGGCGTTCGTCGGTAACCTCGGCGTCGGCGGCCGACAGCTCGGCCTCTCGGGGCCCGCGGTCACCGAACACGTCGGCCTCGGCGGCGTCCCCTGTACGCGCGTCGAGAACGCCTGCGCGGCCAGCGGCTTCGCGACCCGGCAGGCCGTTCAGGCGGTCAAGTCGGGGATGGCCGACGTCGCGCTGGCGGGCGGCTTCGAGATCATGTCCGACATGAGCTCCGACGCGACGAAGTACTGGCTCGGCGTGTCGGGTGAAACGGAGTGGGAGCGCCTCTCCGGTACCACGTTCTCCGGTGTCTACGCCCAGATGGCCAGCGTCCACATGGAGCAGTACGGGACTACGCGCGAACACCTCTCGCGGGTCGCCGTCAAGAACCACTCGAACGGAGCGAAGAACCCCCACGCCCAGCTGGGATTCGAGTGCTCGCTCGAGGACGCCCAGTCCGCCCCCGTCGTCGCGGACCCGCTCAATCTCTACCACTGCTGTCCCACCTCCGACGGCGCCGCGTGTGCCCTGATCGTGAGCGAGGACGTGGTCGACGAGTACACGGACGATCCGATCCGGGTCGCCGGCGTCGGCGCGGGCAGCGACAACGTGGGCCTCTTCCAGCGCGACACCTACACCGGCGTCCCCGCGAGCCAGCGCGCCGCGGAGTCGGCCTACGAGATGGCCGGCGTCGAACCCGACGACCTCGATTTCGCCGAGGTGCACGACTGCTTCGCCATCGCCGAACTGCTAGCCTACGAGGACCTCGGGTTCTGCGAGAAGGGCGAGGCCGGCCAGCTCATCGAGTCCGGCGCGACCGAACTCGGCGGCGAGCTTCCGGTCAACACCTCCGGTGGCCTCAAATCCAAAGGCCACCCCATCGGCGCAACGGGCGCCGGACAGGTCGTCGAGGCCTTCAAACAGCTCTCCGGGAAGGCCGGCGAGCGACAGGTCGAGGACCCGACCCGCGGACTCACTCACAACGTCGGCGGCAGCGGTGGTGCCTCCGTCGTTCACGTGTTCGAAAGAGAGCAGGAGGTGAGCGCGTAA
- a CDS encoding DHH family phosphoesterase codes for MSRAAELASVLETTESLAIVCHDNPDPDCLASALALKAIAIDHEVDEITIAYGGEISHQQNRAFVNMLDISLQSVQRTPIKSYDCIGFVDHSQPGANTELSAAITPEIIVDHHPGETVGATFEDVRTQIGATATIFVEYLLDLEIELTTRLASALLFALHRERLDFVRDPTRREYEAALAVYPDADLETLEQLYSSAFSPGTLDAIGKAIASRERRGSSLVASVGRTAETDALPQAADYLLNLEGVDTVLVYGVVGDAIRLSARSIDPRVHIGETLQGGFEALGQVGGHHDMAGGRIELGLFADDADDTDELLEFVGGRLTRRFFDALNLDDG; via the coding sequence ATGTCCCGCGCGGCCGAACTCGCGTCCGTCCTCGAGACGACGGAGTCGCTGGCCATCGTCTGTCACGACAACCCGGATCCGGACTGTCTCGCCAGCGCGCTGGCGCTCAAAGCGATCGCGATCGACCACGAGGTCGACGAGATCACCATCGCGTACGGCGGCGAGATCTCCCACCAGCAGAACCGTGCGTTCGTCAACATGCTCGATATCTCCCTGCAGTCCGTCCAGCGGACTCCTATCAAGTCGTACGACTGTATCGGGTTCGTCGACCACTCCCAGCCGGGGGCCAACACCGAACTCTCGGCCGCGATCACGCCCGAGATCATCGTCGACCACCACCCCGGGGAGACCGTCGGCGCCACCTTCGAGGACGTCCGGACCCAGATCGGCGCGACGGCGACGATCTTCGTCGAGTACCTCCTCGACCTCGAGATCGAACTGACCACCCGGCTCGCGTCGGCGCTCCTGTTCGCGCTCCACCGCGAGCGACTGGACTTCGTCCGCGACCCGACCCGCCGGGAGTACGAGGCGGCGCTCGCGGTCTACCCCGACGCGGACCTCGAGACGCTCGAGCAACTCTACAGCAGCGCGTTCTCGCCGGGCACGCTGGACGCGATCGGGAAGGCGATCGCGAGCCGCGAGCGCCGGGGCTCCTCGCTCGTCGCCAGCGTCGGCAGGACCGCCGAAACCGACGCGCTCCCCCAGGCCGCGGACTACCTGCTGAATCTCGAGGGGGTCGACACGGTGCTCGTCTACGGCGTCGTCGGGGACGCCATCCGCCTGAGCGCGCGTTCGATCGATCCGCGGGTCCACATCGGCGAGACGTTACAGGGCGGCTTCGAGGCGCTCGGGCAGGTCGGCGGCCACCACGACATGGCCGGCGGACGGATCGAACTGGGACTGTTCGCCGACGACGCGGACGACACGGACGAATTGCTCGAATTCGTCGGCGGCCGTCTCACGCGTCGCTTCTTCGACGCCCTGAACCTCGACGACGGGTGA
- a CDS encoding Hsp20/alpha crystallin family protein encodes MADRSSPFDGLEELLERLNRQLETATRSWESGLDQRSRLDLSMGGSGTALDLADAGDEYVVTVDVPGYESDDLDSRLHGETLAISGERERTVEKRGPDEEGGSDEESGPDEADETGTGASDGTYIRREREMKSFSRRIDLPDPVDADAVTASVNNGILTVRLPKLESSGETHSIEIE; translated from the coding sequence ATGGCAGACCGTTCCAGCCCCTTCGACGGCCTCGAGGAACTGCTCGAGAGATTGAACCGGCAACTCGAGACGGCCACGCGCTCGTGGGAGTCGGGGCTCGACCAGCGAAGCCGACTCGACCTCTCGATGGGGGGATCGGGAACGGCGCTGGATCTGGCCGACGCCGGCGACGAGTACGTGGTCACCGTCGACGTCCCCGGCTACGAGAGCGACGACCTCGACAGCAGACTCCACGGTGAGACCCTCGCGATCAGCGGCGAGCGCGAACGGACGGTCGAGAAGCGCGGACCGGACGAGGAGGGCGGATCGGACGAGGAGAGCGGGCCAGACGAGGCGGACGAAACCGGCACCGGCGCATCCGACGGGACCTACATCCGCCGCGAGCGCGAGATGAAATCGTTCAGTCGGCGGATCGATCTCCCCGATCCGGTCGACGCCGACGCCGTGACCGCGTCGGTCAACAACGGTATTCTGACCGTGCGACTGCCGAAACTGGAGTCGAGCGGCGAGACGCACTCGATCGAGATCGAGTGA
- a CDS encoding type 1 glutamine amidotransferase domain-containing protein, producing the protein MPSALFVVSEEGYWGEECVEPLETLSDAGLEITVATPSGKQPKVDERSIDPEEVGEETAEHVREVHENDERLNDPIPTAQADAEGYDAVVFPGGHGTEWDVNQDSDARRLLRDAVAGDDGKALVVCHAVGILAFARDRQGAFIVTGRDVTGFPNEWEEGIVDENDLMPSGRKLPYWVEDEVKEAGANWDAELEADTSVTVDGDLLTARGPGSSSAAAETLLEELDG; encoded by the coding sequence ATGCCTTCCGCACTGTTCGTCGTCAGCGAAGAGGGGTACTGGGGAGAGGAATGCGTCGAGCCGCTCGAGACGCTATCCGATGCGGGCCTCGAGATCACGGTGGCGACGCCCTCGGGGAAGCAACCGAAGGTCGACGAGCGCTCGATCGATCCCGAGGAAGTCGGCGAGGAAACCGCCGAACACGTCCGGGAAGTCCACGAGAACGACGAGCGCCTGAACGATCCGATCCCGACCGCCCAGGCCGACGCCGAGGGGTACGACGCGGTCGTCTTCCCCGGCGGGCACGGCACCGAGTGGGACGTCAACCAGGACAGCGACGCGCGGCGACTGCTCCGTGACGCGGTCGCGGGTGACGACGGGAAGGCGCTGGTCGTCTGCCACGCCGTCGGCATCCTCGCGTTCGCCCGCGACCGGCAGGGCGCGTTCATCGTCACCGGTCGCGACGTGACCGGTTTCCCCAACGAGTGGGAGGAGGGCATCGTCGACGAGAACGACCTGATGCCCAGCGGCCGGAAACTCCCCTACTGGGTCGAGGACGAAGTGAAAGAAGCCGGCGCCAACTGGGACGCCGAACTCGAGGCCGACACCAGCGTCACCGTCGACGGCGACCTGCTCACCGCCCGGGGGCCCGGCTCCTCGAGCGCGGCCGCCGAGACGCTGCTCGAGGAACTCGACGGCTGA
- a CDS encoding bacterio-opsin activator domain-containing protein — translation MATEATFTVPSDQFPLGTVFNQLPDVTVKLERIIPARDVVIPYFWVRGTEVDDIETAFTEHPGTKEIRLVDSVEDEYLLRVEWALDYDDVLTVLAETEVPLIEATGTNHQWTFEIRGDDRSDIAEFQQRCRELDIPTTLTELHALTPVETGTEAALTDTQQEALVLAYERGYFESPRGVTLEVLGEELGISQQAVGSRIRGGIKHILGSTLSAVKYRS, via the coding sequence ATGGCTACCGAGGCGACGTTCACGGTTCCATCCGACCAGTTCCCGCTGGGGACAGTGTTCAACCAACTGCCGGACGTGACGGTCAAACTTGAGCGCATTATCCCCGCACGGGACGTCGTGATTCCCTATTTCTGGGTACGGGGAACCGAAGTTGATGACATTGAGACCGCGTTCACCGAGCATCCCGGCACGAAAGAGATTCGACTCGTAGACTCCGTCGAAGACGAGTATCTGTTACGAGTCGAGTGGGCGCTGGACTACGACGACGTGCTCACCGTATTGGCGGAGACGGAGGTACCGCTCATCGAGGCCACCGGTACGAACCACCAGTGGACGTTCGAGATCCGCGGCGACGACCGAAGCGACATCGCCGAATTTCAACAGCGCTGTCGAGAACTGGACATCCCGACCACGTTGACGGAGTTGCACGCGCTCACACCGGTCGAAACGGGGACCGAAGCCGCCCTCACCGACACCCAGCAAGAGGCGCTGGTACTCGCCTACGAGCGTGGCTACTTTGAGTCCCCCCGTGGAGTCACGCTTGAGGTGCTCGGTGAGGAGCTTGGCATCTCACAGCAGGCCGTTGGATCCCGCATCCGAGGTGGGATCAAGCACATCCTCGGGAGCACGCTCTCCGCTGTCAAATACCGATCCTGA
- a CDS encoding DUF7344 domain-containing protein encodes MSEASSTFDSVLDLCHHQHRRIVLGLLAAEQRSLTLNDLTQAVLKHNHQTSITAVSEDVLTEIRLSLYHVHLPKLASEGIITYDPDRQLVEPTEQFEQIQPTVSTIVDADPTLEAPIEL; translated from the coding sequence ATGAGTGAGGCTTCCTCCACCTTCGACTCGGTCCTCGACCTCTGTCACCACCAACATCGTCGGATCGTGCTTGGATTACTCGCAGCAGAACAGCGGTCGCTAACGCTGAATGACCTCACGCAGGCCGTACTCAAGCACAATCATCAGACGTCAATTACAGCGGTGTCTGAGGACGTACTAACCGAGATTCGCCTCTCGCTCTATCACGTCCACCTCCCGAAGCTGGCCTCGGAAGGGATCATCACCTATGATCCAGACCGACAGCTCGTAGAACCGACCGAGCAGTTCGAGCAGATACAGCCGACCGTGTCTACGATCGTTGATGCTGACCCCACACTCGAAGCGCCGATCGAACTCTAA
- a CDS encoding DUF1918 domain-containing protein has translation MSFEEDDRVVLHDEHSEFDGETGTITQTMESMFGDVTYTISFEDGQETGVPEDALEAADEDEE, from the coding sequence ATGAGTTTCGAGGAAGACGACCGCGTCGTTCTGCACGACGAGCACAGCGAGTTCGACGGAGAGACCGGCACCATCACGCAGACGATGGAGTCGATGTTCGGCGACGTCACCTACACGATCAGCTTCGAGGACGGGCAGGAGACCGGCGTCCCCGAGGACGCCCTCGAGGCGGCCGACGAAGACGAGGAGTAA
- a CDS encoding RNA-binding protein, which produces MPQIPLHYVDLRTFCYATEDEKRVEEALRTFLPDGDDEPFEIERTESEGHYGDRILVLSARVETADDVRHVLSRLSDLESFDDLIDELDERVTENTELFLRLDKQAAFEGDVKLGDGITFRGKVEAYPAKKEKAVGNARDVLERLRERD; this is translated from the coding sequence ATGCCACAGATCCCGCTTCACTACGTCGATTTACGCACGTTCTGTTACGCGACCGAGGATGAGAAACGCGTCGAGGAGGCGCTGCGAACCTTCCTCCCCGACGGCGACGACGAGCCGTTCGAAATCGAACGCACCGAGAGCGAGGGCCACTACGGCGACCGCATCCTCGTCCTCTCCGCGCGCGTCGAAACGGCCGACGACGTCCGCCACGTCCTCTCGCGACTGTCCGACCTCGAGTCCTTCGACGATCTGATCGACGAACTCGACGAGCGGGTCACCGAGAACACCGAACTCTTCCTGCGACTGGACAAGCAGGCCGCCTTCGAGGGAGACGTCAAACTGGGCGACGGCATCACCTTCCGAGGGAAGGTCGAAGCCTATCCCGCGAAGAAAGAGAAGGCCGTCGGGAACGCCCGCGATGTCCTCGAGCGGTTGCGCGAGCGGGACTAA
- a CDS encoding TetR/AcrR family transcriptional regulator, with product MAADTTDDLMEATYRALCKHGYAELTMQDIAAESTKSKGTLHYHYDSKADLLEAFLGFLLDRFEERLETVPGETPAERLHELFDELLTPEDEESAEAFRTAILEIKAQSPYNEAYRDQLSEFDRTMRERIAGFLAAGIDEGQFRDDIDPEETAAFLVTVFHGAQTSAAAVDRSLERTRRHVHAYIDDLRVESASADARNEAADEERETADDGPGGSR from the coding sequence ATGGCTGCAGACACTACCGACGATCTCATGGAGGCGACGTACCGCGCGCTCTGCAAACACGGCTACGCGGAGTTGACGATGCAGGACATCGCCGCCGAGTCGACGAAGAGCAAGGGGACGCTTCACTACCACTACGACAGTAAGGCCGACCTTCTCGAGGCGTTCCTGGGCTTCCTGCTCGACCGGTTCGAGGAGCGACTCGAGACGGTTCCCGGGGAGACGCCGGCCGAGCGACTCCACGAACTCTTCGACGAATTGCTGACGCCCGAGGACGAGGAGTCGGCCGAGGCGTTCCGGACCGCGATCCTCGAGATCAAGGCCCAATCGCCGTACAACGAGGCCTACCGGGACCAGCTGAGCGAGTTCGACCGGACGATGCGCGAACGGATCGCGGGCTTCCTCGCGGCGGGAATCGACGAGGGGCAGTTCCGCGACGATATCGATCCCGAGGAAACCGCGGCGTTCCTCGTCACCGTGTTCCACGGCGCACAGACGAGTGCGGCGGCGGTCGACCGATCGCTCGAGCGGACCAGACGGCACGTCCACGCCTACATCGACGATCTGCGGGTCGAGAGCGCGTCCGCTGACGCGCGTAACGAGGCGGCGGACGAAGAGCGGGAGACGGCGGACGACGGGCCGGGGGGCAGTCGATGA
- a CDS encoding MATE family efflux transporter has protein sequence MSLGDRLSSVFKGREEFDLTDGDIARPLFYLSLPIIVTNLLQTAYNLIDTFWLGQYSTDALAAISFAFPMVFLLISVGMGLSVAGSVLVAQHIGAGEEAEAEYAASQTVALSLLGALILGVVGYVFVEDLLGLLGASSDVLPLATDYMQVISLGMAFMFGFFVFIALMRGYGDTITPMLVMFGSVLLNVVLDPFLIFGWGPFPELGIQGAAIATVFSRALALVVGLAIMFGGARGVRIRLREMRPDLSFAKKLVGIGFPASLEGMGRALSINLLLVIVAFFPDTVVAAYGIGTRVFSVIFLPAIAVARGVETMTGQNVGAGKPERAKAAADFAARTMFVVLGVLGVVAWLGARPIVDVFTTDPEVVDIGVTFLRYVAPSFGFIGVMRAYNGSFRGTGKTLTAAAIVLVTYALVRLPIAYGLAEAIDYRGIWIAFAVSNVFGAALAYGWYRRGTWRDADVRGTGAAPGPGVGDDLEVGEASTDD, from the coding sequence ATGAGCCTCGGCGACCGGCTCTCGAGCGTCTTCAAGGGCCGCGAGGAGTTCGATCTGACGGACGGCGACATCGCGCGGCCGCTGTTCTACCTCTCCCTGCCGATCATCGTGACGAACCTGCTGCAGACCGCCTACAACCTCATCGACACGTTCTGGCTGGGCCAGTACAGCACGGACGCGCTGGCGGCGATCAGCTTCGCGTTCCCGATGGTCTTCCTGCTGATTTCCGTCGGGATGGGGCTGTCGGTGGCCGGGAGCGTGCTGGTCGCCCAGCACATCGGCGCGGGCGAGGAAGCGGAGGCGGAGTACGCCGCCTCCCAGACCGTCGCGCTGTCGCTGCTGGGAGCGCTCATCCTCGGCGTCGTCGGCTACGTCTTCGTCGAGGACCTGCTCGGCCTGCTCGGCGCGTCGTCGGACGTGTTGCCCCTGGCGACCGACTACATGCAGGTCATCTCGCTCGGGATGGCGTTCATGTTCGGCTTCTTCGTCTTCATCGCGCTCATGCGGGGGTACGGCGACACGATCACGCCGATGCTCGTGATGTTCGGGTCGGTACTGCTCAACGTCGTCCTCGACCCGTTCCTGATCTTCGGTTGGGGACCGTTCCCCGAACTGGGAATTCAGGGTGCGGCGATCGCGACCGTCTTCTCGCGCGCGCTCGCGCTCGTCGTCGGACTGGCGATCATGTTCGGCGGGGCGCGAGGCGTCCGAATCCGGCTCCGGGAGATGCGTCCGGACCTCTCCTTCGCGAAGAAACTCGTCGGCATCGGCTTTCCGGCGTCGCTCGAGGGAATGGGACGGGCGCTGTCGATCAACCTGTTGCTGGTGATCGTCGCGTTCTTCCCCGATACGGTCGTCGCCGCCTACGGGATCGGCACGCGCGTGTTCTCGGTGATCTTCCTGCCGGCGATCGCGGTCGCCCGCGGCGTCGAGACGATGACCGGCCAGAACGTCGGCGCCGGGAAGCCGGAGCGGGCGAAAGCCGCCGCGGACTTCGCCGCCCGGACGATGTTCGTCGTCCTCGGGGTGCTGGGCGTCGTCGCGTGGCTCGGCGCGCGACCGATCGTCGACGTGTTCACCACCGATCCCGAGGTCGTCGACATCGGCGTCACGTTCCTCCGGTACGTCGCCCCGTCGTTCGGCTTCATCGGGGTGATGCGCGCCTACAACGGGAGCTTCCGTGGAACCGGCAAGACGCTCACCGCGGCGGCCATCGTCCTCGTCACCTACGCGCTCGTCCGACTCCCGATCGCCTACGGGCTGGCGGAGGCGATCGACTACCGCGGCATCTGGATCGCGTTCGCCGTCTCGAACGTCTTCGGCGCCGCCCTCGCGTACGGCTGGTACCGCCGTGGCACCTGGCGGGACGCCGACGTGCGGGGCACCGGCGCCGCTCCGGGACCGGGAGTCGGCGACGACCTCGAGGTAGGAGAGGCGAGCACCGACGATTGA
- a CDS encoding SPFH domain-containing protein, translated as MTQLEPDPLQLGAEDPLLFVGALVLVVAIVTVWSMVEIVDAYDRGALTIFGEYRKLLEPGLNIVPPFVSRIYTFDMRTQTLDVPSQEAITRDNSPVTADAVVYIRVMDAKRAFLEVDDYQRAVSNLAQTTLRAVIGDMELDDTLSRREMINERIRQELDEPTDEWGIRVESVEVREVTPSAGVKGAMEEQTSAERRRRAMILEAQGERRSAVEQAEGDKQSNIIRAQGEKQSQILEAQGDAISTVLRARSAESMGERAIIEKGMETLAEIGQGESTTFVMPQELTSLVGRYGKHLSGSDVEADGTDLESLDFDDETRELIGLDDISEMLGEIEDVEMDVEAMEQEAQAIQEGEDMPSESGETIDIAETRQDTDGGSE; from the coding sequence ATGACGCAACTCGAACCCGATCCCTTGCAACTGGGCGCCGAGGATCCGCTGCTGTTCGTCGGCGCGCTGGTACTGGTCGTCGCGATCGTCACCGTCTGGTCGATGGTCGAAATCGTCGACGCCTACGACAGGGGCGCGCTCACGATCTTCGGCGAGTACCGCAAACTGCTCGAGCCGGGGCTGAACATCGTCCCGCCGTTCGTCTCGCGGATCTACACCTTCGACATGCGGACCCAGACGCTCGACGTGCCGAGCCAGGAGGCGATCACGCGGGACAACTCGCCCGTCACGGCCGACGCGGTGGTCTACATCAGGGTGATGGACGCCAAGCGCGCGTTCCTCGAGGTCGACGACTACCAGCGCGCGGTGTCGAACCTGGCCCAGACGACCCTGCGCGCGGTCATCGGCGACATGGAACTCGACGACACGCTCTCCCGGCGCGAGATGATCAACGAGCGCATCCGCCAGGAACTCGACGAACCCACCGACGAGTGGGGCATTCGCGTGGAATCGGTCGAGGTCCGCGAGGTGACCCCGTCCGCGGGCGTCAAGGGGGCGATGGAGGAACAAACCTCCGCCGAGCGCCGCCGGCGCGCGATGATCCTCGAGGCCCAGGGGGAACGCCGCAGCGCCGTCGAACAGGCGGAGGGTGACAAGCAGTCGAACATCATCCGCGCCCAGGGGGAGAAGCAGAGTCAGATCCTCGAGGCGCAGGGTGACGCGATTTCGACCGTGCTGCGCGCCCGCTCCGCCGAATCGATGGGCGAACGCGCGATCATCGAGAAGGGCATGGAGACGCTGGCCGAGATCGGCCAGGGCGAGTCGACGACGTTCGTCATGCCCCAGGAACTGACCTCGCTCGTCGGCCGCTACGGCAAGCACCTCTCGGGGAGCGACGTCGAGGCCGACGGGACGGACCTCGAGAGCCTCGACTTCGACGACGAGACGCGCGAACTGATCGGTCTGGACGATATTAGCGAGATGCTCGGCGAGATCGAGGACGTCGAGATGGACGTCGAGGCGATGGAACAGGAGGCGCAGGCGATCCAGGAGGGCGAGGACATGCCCTCGGAGTCGGGCGAGACCATCGACATCGCGGAGACGCGCCAGGACACGGACGGCGGTTCCGAATAG